The sequence below is a genomic window from Harmonia axyridis chromosome 1, icHarAxyr1.1, whole genome shotgun sequence.
ggccaattttagttaacccagtgctcatttttagctctgctgtcccaaaggcacaaaaaacaaggatattttgtaGAACCACTCTGCAgtccaaggaggaagttaaccatttttaaatcaacacaaaatgagcactgatgttcttcgtatttaatatttctcaaaactaatgctattgtttcatattcttccttcatggtagtagaatgaccaataggaattgagccatatttgttactgttatgtaaaagaacacattttaaactacgttttgaactgtcaataaaaaggcgccgatcatctggagtgtattcaggcaaacccattttttctaagagcccttttatattgttacagaataccaagtcattttcctgagtgaaaaaaggcagcagattcttatctcttttacgataaaatgtaatatCAGTACCTCGACAAAGTAGATTTTTTACTTTTAATATGGATGCAAGTAATTCAGCGGATTCCTTTGAGAGATTCAGGTCTCTTATAAGATATATCATTCAACTTgtaacgtgtatctcaaaaactagagctgatagaaaaatctggtggcatttttggaatcagcacattaaaaacatctaaaatcagatgttagatttctggcaccaaattttttttttcattttgttggcctgtgtaatTGGAGCCTGTTTATTTGGTTATATTTCGTTGTGTGGCTGattgtttttttgattatttttataatgGCAATATGAAGACCTTCTTCAGAACTTGTTGAACCccctaaaaaaaattgaagattccAGGGATCCGGAATTTAGACACGAGGACAAACATGAGCAGTGTCAACGATTGGTGCTCAACATTTATTACACTCTGAAACATGAGAATAATGATAAATCTCAAAACTTCATAATAAACAGGATTTGTGTATTAACAAAAATGATTTATACATCAATATTTCGTATTGTTAATTGTGGAGACGTGATTGATCATTCCACTAAACGAAAGCGTACCGATCAAAAACATAATAAACTTGACGACTTTGCAAGAGATATTATCAGACGGATAGTGTTTCAATTTTATGGAGACAATGTTGTGCCCACCCTTGAACTCATACGCCATAATTATATTGAAAGACTATTCGTccgaatacaattttaaatcaTTACAGACGTTACGGAGTGTTTTCATAAAATGTGGTTtccgatataaaaaaaatgacagtCGTATGATGATAATGGAGTAGAGAAACAAAGCGGGTTCTCCGCCGGAAGTGACGCAATAGGTCTCCTATACGTGCTAggtgaatatttcaaaagtgCGATTTGGCGCAATCGCTGATAAGGATGACCACACCTGACCGCACACTCACTGACGACCTTGTTTTCGTGATGAtatgtaatttttaaaaaaactcGAGATACCCCCGTTCGGATTCGAACTTGGACTTCCTGTGTCTGTAATCTGACGTCAGCCTGTTGGATCTCTCGGCCACCTCGACGACGGTAATATCTGTACGAAATGTGTATGTAGAAGGATGGAGAAGGCGGGGGTGggggagagagagagagaggctTGGGATCGCGCGCTGCTCGggcagacagacagacagacaagaACCCCAAAGAGCCAACCCCACCCCCCGGGGGACCCGGCGGACCCCCGGTGACCCGGTAATGGGGTGATCTGCCCCCCTGGTGGTCTGGTTTCCGGGTCACCCGGAAAGCTGGCCACCGGGCGACCCGGTGCCCGGCGGTTTTTCTAgtgataattattatttttattattattattaaacataatGATAAGAAACATAGACTTTTTGGGGACTGATGAGTGTGTGGGGGGAACAGatatatatgaatataattCAGAAGTTAACTCGATCAGTACCCGACAACTGCTTGAAAAAATGGAAGTGTACGAGtttaaaaaatctaaaattttccatagatATCTTTGTCAAGAGTTGCATTTTGCTCTAGTATATCATGacagtgaattattttcgagaatTCTATCTGATATAAGATTATTCACACCAAACTCTGTTTTTCAAGAACTCGTACAATATGTTGCACCGAGGACAATTATAAAGCAAGTTTTCGACCATAAAAAGAAGAATGATGCGTTCATCGACGATCTCCAATCATCTTTATTGAATCAACAAGTGACATTAAGTGAAGTGAAATATATTCTGGAAGATTTTGGAAATGGGTTGTTGCCATATGACATAGTGAACGTTCAGATGTTGTTAAATAGATTATGTCAAAAAAAGGACATGACTGTATCAGATTTTCATATATATCATCCTATAATTAATATTTGGTCGAATTATAAACCGTTGAATGCATTTGCTGATGAAATAATTGGACTAGCTTCATATTGTGGTGAATTTACCTTGGTATGTGACTTATTGGATGAACTGCAGAATCATggaatttccttcaattttgatCCTGAGCATAATATTACTCATAGGAAGATAATGAGTAATTTACAAAATCATGGTATTGCAGGAAAATGTTTTCATGATGAACAACTTGGATTTTCAGGATGCCATAGTAATACTGAagtatatgaatatataaaacaaaaattattgagtttgtaaaatatatttattaaatattttattaacatTACAAGGTGTTTCAATTACTATTGGTACATACACATATTCTTAATCTAAATAGAAATAATAACAACATTCAAAAAGGTGTGAGAAAACTTGAActtcatatcaattttttgtatcgatattattattattcatctgCTGGAGGCATAGATTCATAACACATTAAATCAATATCTGTAACATACGGTTTCAAATCATtacttttcattttaaaaaaatataacaaagggTGCTTAAAAGTATCTTGAATGGCCAGATTTGTACAGATTTTACACATAGAAAGAAATTTCAGTGTAGGAGGATTGTacgttattgtattatttttcaaGTGGTCTTCCTTTTGACGGTAATATTCAGATTCATAACCATAATTGATATCAATCGATAGACCTGATTCTaaatgtaacatttttttactATAATGATGCAGAAATGAAAGATCTACATAACAAAAAACATCTATCAAAAAATTGGTTGTTTTcaatggaaagttatttgcaagACTAAcctttaattttgaatttttgcttTGAAATTGATTGGTGAATATTAAGATTTCATTTATTGATCTCCATTTTCTGCTTCTCTCGAAGTAGTtcaatataacatcattataatCGAACACAATTAGATTTATGGAATGAAATGAATTTGCTTGACCTTTTAAGAAGGCAATAAATTTACCCATAAGTACCCACGTTTTGCAAGGGATGTCGTTAGCTTCTTCAAATTCGAGAGGgaattcttctttaaatttttcaacaagttcagGTTGGAAGCTGAAGTAATCTCGTATGGCACCTTCTCCAATGTTGCAGATGAATGATTTCATCTTatggaagaaaaaaatacatagtatttttattgtttaatgctATAATGACCCCAAGGCAGTGTGTTGTGGGATTGTGGAATTATGTAACGTTTGTCATCTTTATAGCATAGAGCAATCTTTTTCTGTTCTACTGAGAAGACATTATGACCCTTAGAAACTATATTTCTCTGTTTGATATACATTACACTATCATTCAGTAAGCACTGTAAGAAATCATTAAATGATAAACTTTTCACAACATTCTTTTTGATTCCCTTGATTTTTTTAAGTTCTTTTGAGTCCACACAATAAGAGTACATTTTTGAACGTAATCCAACGAAATCTGTCATTATCAAACCGTTGTTTTCATCTTTCATGAGTCCAAGAACTTTTTTATTCACTCTTGGAATATTGTATACATTATCAGGAGGATAGTCTGATGTATCAAATCGAGTAGGACAATCTTGTCTGATTTGCTCGTATGGATCTTGATTACTAATTTCATATGTTAAACTATCGGTATCTACATAGTTCAATATACAATCCTTGAAGGTAGGTAAAAAATAATCGTAGTGGAATTCATATAGACATATCTTCGAAATATCTAATACTGACATTCCAACATATATTGGTTTATCAAATATAAGTAGTCGTTTTTGTATTTCGATTGCTACCAAATCATCATCTAATATTGTTCTACATTTGAAAAGGGGACTTGCAATAAGATTCTTCGCTCCATATcttccattccactgattaaCTAATTTAACAGTTCGATGTttcctaatattttcaatagtttttccaAATACAGCATTGTTCATCAATTTgaataagtttttttcgaaatcattACACGCAGCTTGTCTTAGAAGTGtatttttatcaatataaaCTTTAAGCCAGGCAGACTGTTTGAATTTAAGGACCCTATGAATTTTTTTGAGTATCAGTCCATGACTAAGAGCTTGTTTCAGATTTCGATAGTGTAGAatgtaatttttctttggaaataAAGTTGTTAGTAATTTgggttgttttatttttgaaccTGGTGGTATCCGCGATTCTGCACAAAACGGTAGATCTTTATGAAGATCATGAATATGCTGAGGATATTCCAAATCGACCTCTAATATATAACCTTCAGGAGCATCATCAGGTATACCTAAGATATCAATATTTGTTTCAACCCACTCGAATCCCCCATAGGGTAAAAATTGACTCATAGCGAATCCGAATAAGTTGTTCACATCAAGGTAGAGCAggtatttttctttttcctgtTTATTATACTTAGATCCCATATATTTGTTATTTGCATGAGATAATCTATTGGAACATTGACTAATACCACCTCTTATTCCATCTTCTATGAAGAGTAACATATCAATATCCTTGATAATTTCTAATTCAATATTCGTGATTTTTAACATACAATCCCAAGTATATCCAGGCAAAGTATAATAATGAATAGGATCTAACTCATATTCTTCAATGCAACTATCACGGAATTGTTCAAAGATATCAGCCAAAAGTAATATATCAGTTTTAAGATATAGCATTATGTAATCTTTCATTGTATGACACTTGAATGTGGACCAAACCTGTTGAGCATGAAGGTATTGTTCCTCACTTATCCCATCATAATTCaattgattataaaatttttctctagatGGCAGACAGGGTTCACATAATTTGTCTATACTATCTATGTAATCGTATGGAAAAACACCCTTCCTAGTTAACAGTTTCAAGTTGTCTACACTCAAATtagaaaattgatttttcaactCAGTGTACTGATCTAATTTCAAATATGAAGCTAGATTTTCAAGTGAACTGTTCAAAAAACGGAAACTATCGATAAACCTAAGCTgtatttttgtttcagaatcATATTTTGTGAAACTAATATATTTCTCCATATTCAAAGGTAGAAGAGAAACAGAACCACGTTTTGCTAGTTCTTTTATTATGAAATGTGCATCATATCCTCCAAGGTTGTGAAACACTACTGGAATAACGaaactttttttgtaattcaggTTACATTTATTATGGGCTCGTCCTCTGTATTTTCCATTGAAATGGTCATGATCCTTAACAATAATATCGTCTGgtgtgaatttttttctacatataTGACAAATAGTTTTATCATCacaatcatcatcatcatatgAATAATTCATAGGTTccacaaatttaattttttgatataaagTGTCTGTTAATTCCGCTAATTTAGAAGAAAACCACTCCATGCAATTCACACCAGTATAACTGTCGAAAAATGAGGGAATTAATTCTTCATACATACTTTTCAAATAAAATCCTGCACTTATAGCCGTATGTTTTTGATATCTAATCGAATTGAATTTCACTTCGTTCATAGGTTCTAAATAAGATTCAAAATCACAATATAAAACAAAGGGGCTTCTTTGTTTATAACAGTAGTTAGTGAAAGAAATATGACTTTTTTCTGGAAACTCTATGCGACAGGATTGATGTTTTGAACACAGTTTGATGTGGTTATTCAACTTTTCATCAGAAGAGAAATAATTCAAGCATTGATCACATATCCATAGCTTACATTTATGTTTGTTCACTTGACCTGCTATTAGTCTggataaattttttatatatacaaaatGGTATTTTATCTCCCTATCGATTGAATTGTCTTCTCGAACATTTTCAGGTTGATAGTAATTCTGTATGAGTAGCAAATTCACATGTTTATTTGGAATTTTCGAAGTACAAATGCGTGTGGGAATTACTGTGAATTTTTTATGCTTATCCATTTGCAGAGAAAACACGTTTactgataattcattcagtttttCAAACTTAGATATATCTTTAAATGCTATTGGAAATTCAATATCATTAATTTTGAAGATAGTTCTCGGATGAGGATAGGACGATGTTCTATAATTGTGTGAGTCAGATGTTGGATATAAACCTGCGATGATGCTCCACATGAAACAAAACTCATCATCatagttttgaatatttatacaagCGCGTTTGCATGCTATTTCTTCAGGTAAACGTATAAATGAACTTCCACCATTTCCTATTTCAACTTTATTCATATTGACTTCTAATGCAACTATTGAATGAAGTGCAAATCCACTTTCTTTCTCTTGAAACGATTGGAGTTTGATGTTTATTGGATCTACTACATTTTTTTCATACCACTCCTTCAAGTTTGTACTTTTAtcgataatttcatttttagttggaaaatatttgaaatctatCAGTTCTTCATCACctctttttttaataaattgtcCACAAAAAACAGTATTAATTTtaacaatatcattttttttaaagcaATTTGTACTCTTCGTTTTAAGAGGTGAAATGCATCTTGTAGAAATTCAGTGAAAAGTATATGTTTTAAATTAATTACTACGCCTGTTCTTATCCGACACTTGAAAGATGAACAAACATCTTGCCATTTCACTCGATCGCTCCGTTTTCTACTGATTCCGGCTCCTTTATAATTAATAGAAGATTTCAGTTGGATTTTATATCGTTTCAAATGACAtaaagctgtttgaattttgattttgtgCCCATGATCCACATTattgacaatatttttattgaataaacaaATATGCTTATTTATCAAACGTATCCAAGTTCTTATTATATTTATGTCTTTCTCACGAACAAGAAGTTGCATAGCTCTATGGAATAAAGAAATGTCACATACGTCCATTATTCCATCAACTCAATCTGGAACAGCGGTGTTGATGGTCCTTTATAATTAATAGAAGATTTCAGTTGTATTTTATATCGTTTCAAATCACATAAAGCTGATTGAATTTTGATTATCTGCCCATGATCCACATTATTGACAATACTTTTATTGAATAAACAAATATGCTTATTTATCAAACGTATCCAAGCTCTTATTATATTTATGTCTTTCTCACGAACAAGAAGTTGCATAGCTCTATGGAATAGAGAAATGTCACATACCTCCATTATTCCATCAACTCAATCTGGAACAGCGGTGTTGATGTTGTGAGTCCTATGATCTCCTTCATTCCAATAAATTTGATACCATATTTCTGACTGTTCAGCTCATCCAAATGTTCTTTCAAAACCAACGTTGCTCTTTTTGgtaaaaaaatcttattatcTTCAAGTTCTAGAAGAATACAATCTCCATACACGGTCGTTACCAGTTTTGCATCCAATATTGCATGAATGCAGTTGAGTTCCAATGTGTTCAAAGGCACAACTTCCTTATTCTTAACTGAAAGAGCACCCatctcattaattttattaagatccatttttttttttctgaaaggtagaaaaaaatagatttccttatttttcaataaaagcagATAATACTCACATTTGATTTGGTAGAGATCAACAGAACACTTTGTTATTGATTCATCAACATCAACTGATGAATTTACTCAGTTTATTCAGCTTTTATATCAGTGAAATGGGTGGGTAGTTTTTTTCCACCGAAACCACAGACACAGGATGCTTAAAATAAGTACTATTTCCTAATTTCAGACCTATTTCACAAACCAGGAATTGAAATTCTTCACTATGACTACATGAGGATGCTGTGGTTAGTCTTGgaacataattttcaaacaaagagatatcaaggaaaaattttatttattataacgtATTCAGTTCAcatattcaatttcattgaGTATTTTGTCTTTGATGAAAATCATGCATTcacataaaatcaaattttcaatcgATGAATTGAGATTACAAAAGATTGTTATTAATTCCTCAATAGACTGTACACTATGTTTTTTCATAGTAACTATagcattcaaaaattttttatagtaAGCTTGAAAATTGAGATTCAATAACATTTCTAATCTAGATTTTATAAATTGATCATGAAGTTCTACAATATTCGATACATCttgtgaaataaaatataaattattatcattCCTCGAAACATGTAATATCTTGAACCCATTTACTGTTGTAGTTACAATAGAAATGTCTTCAATAAATCTGATGTCGTTGGCTTCATTCAGTTTGAGGATCTCAATAAACAGCAGCCATTGCTTAGAATCGAATGATATAGACACTTTTCGTCCTAAGTTCTGTGAGTCTTCATTATTGGATATCCTTACA
It includes:
- the LOC123683807 gene encoding uncharacterized protein LOC123683807, coding for MNKVEIGNGGSSFIRLPEEIACKRACINIQNYDDEFCFMWSIIAGLYPTSDSHNYRTSSYPHPRTIFKINDIEFPIAFKDISKFEKLNELSVNVFSLQMDKHKKFTVIPTRICTSKIPNKHVNLLLIQNYYQPENVREDNSIDREIKYHFVYIKNLSRLIAGQVNKHKCKLWICDQCLNYFSSDEKLNNHIKLCSKHQSCRIEFPEKSHISFTNYCYKQRSPFVLYCDFESYLEPMNEVKFNSIRYQKHTAISAGFYLKSMYEELIPSFFDSYTGVNCMEWFSSKLAELTDTLYQKIKFVEPMNYSYDDDDCDDKTICHICRKKFTPDDIIVKDHDHFNGKYRGRAHNKCNLNYKKSFVIPVVFHNLGGYDAHFIIKELAKRGSVSLLPLNMEKYISFTKYDSETKIQLRFIDSFRFLNSSLENLASYLKLDQYTELKNQFSNLSVDNLKLLTRKGVFPYDYIDSIDKLCEPCLPSREKFYNQLNYDGISEEQYLHAQQVWSTFKCHTMKDYIMLYLKTDILLLADIFEQFRDSCIEEYELDPIHYYTLPGYTWDCMLKITNIELEIIKDIDMLLFIEDGIRGGISQCSNRLSHANNKYMGSKYNKQEKEKYLLYLDVNNLFGFAMSQFLPYGGFEWVETNIDILGIPDDAPEGYILEVDLEYPQHIHDLHKDLPFCAESRIPPGSKIKQPKLLTTLFPKKNYILHYRNLKQALSHGLILKKIHRVLKFKQSAWLKVYIDKNTLLRQAACNDFEKNLFKLMNNAVFGKTIENIRKHRTVKLVNQWNGRYGAKNLIASPLFKCRTILDDDLVAIEIQKRLLIFDKPIYVGMSVLDISKICLYEFHYDYFLPTFKDCILNYVDTDSLTYEISNQDPYEQIRQDCPTRFDTSDYPPDNVYNIPRVNKKVLGLMKDENNGLIMTDFVGLRSKMYSYCVDSKELKKIKGIKKNVVKSLSFNDFLQCLLNDSVMYIKQRNIVSKGHNVFSVEQKKIALCYKDDKRYIIPQSHNTLPWGHYSIKQ